In the Heptranchias perlo isolate sHepPer1 chromosome 4, sHepPer1.hap1, whole genome shotgun sequence genome, CTGTGTTTCCTTTCCAATCAACCCCATTAATCGGATTGGCATGTGACAAGGCTAAGTCTGTATCGAATACACAGTAGTTCAGCAGTTAagattattatgaatcaattacACTGAACAGTAATGGATTTCAGCAAAAAACATGTTCTGAATGTACTCAACAAACAAAACATGCAATGTGAAATATTACCAGAACAGGACAATTTTTATTAAATCTTGTCTCAAATCATAATTTTTGTCACAGATAAATTTGAAGGAAACAAACAATAAAATGCAATGAAGCTAAAATGTTAGATGATATTGTCACAGAATAAGGCCAAATTGCAGGTTATCATACCttcataaaataaaaaaaaacactggcttTAGGTTTAGGTTAATAATTTTTTGTAGGTACTATCATCATTGAAACTGGAGTTTCCTGTTTTACAGCTCTTGGATTCTGTTTGACTATTCCCAGGTTCAGTAACATCCCTAGAGCACAGAAGATTCTGAAAATGCTTCTGGAACAGGGATGAGGCATAATAATAAATCAAAGGGTCGAGGCAACAGCTCACACTGCCTATGCACACACACAGCATGTAAGCAAAATAGAGAGAGTCACTTGCTGCATAATAAAAATGAAGATAGTGTATGAGCAAAATGACATTAGTTGGTGCAAAGCAGACAATAAAGACAGAAAGCACAATCACAGCCAAACAGATAGCACGTGTTTTTTTGCATTTGTTTGTCACATTTGATGAATGCAGGGTTACGATAATACATACATAGCAGactgaggtcacaagcaggggaattaCAAAAAACAGAATACACAAAGCGGGAAAGTAATAGACGGAATAGTTTTGTAGTGTCGAGAGGGGTAACACATCATGGCATGTTGTAATGTTTAGGTCAGTGATATTCACTGTTTGCTCAGTAAGGAAAAGTGGTAGAGCCCCACCAATAGCTGCAAGCCACGCGACAAGGCAAAGTACAACAGTGCTTCCCCGGGTCCTCCAGGAGGCAGAGCGTATTGGATAAACCACAGCAAGAAATCGGTCGACACTTATACACATCATCAGCAGCACTGAACAGTACATATAAGCATAAAAACCACCAGTAACCAATCGGCACAGGAAAGAGCCAAATCCCCAGTCATTACCAGAAAAATGGTAGGAGATCTTCAGAGGAAGCATCAGCACAAAtaacaaatctgctgctgccaaATTCATCATGTAAATTACAGCCAGctttttaaatttcattttaaAGTGAATCATTAAGATTGCGATACAGTTGAGAAGCAAACCCACTGCAAAAACAATGGTGTAAACAGAAGGAATAAATACAGTCATCCATCGACTGGTTAGATATTGTGCTGCTGTATTTGAGATGGTCACATAATCCACATTGGGTTTCTTAGCGTTTTTGACAGGATCGATGGATTTATTGTCATCCAATCCAAATCCAGATCCATCTCTGAATCCACTGCCATCATACTGGCCTGAACCTTCACCTTCAATTTTCCCATCAAGATCGACAACTTCAATAGATTCAGGGTCCGAATTACCTGCAAAAGTTTTGGGTCTAATTTTACGCTGTGAAAAGTTGCCTGAAAAACAAGTCAGAAGAttgaaattaatatttttcaaTTACTCGACTGTAAAGATGCAAAATTCTTATGTGTGTTACATTCTGTGTGGAGTCATTTTTAGGAGCCATTGAAAGAGCCATGTTATAGGATGGATATTTATACTTTTCTAGAGCAAAGAAGCAGCCATAACCAACGTATAGCATCAGAAACAGTGTTATACTGGACTactatgcattgtttaatttatattctaTAATTAGAGATTATCAAAAGAACTAAGGGAGAGGGTTGGAGAATTTTTCTAGCAtcgagggttgttaggacatggaatgctctACCAGTAACCGTAGTGGCTATCAGAATTtgcaataacttttaaaagggaatgatatgaaaatatatttaaaaggGTTTGGGGAATAGGACAAAATATATAGCTCCTTCAGAGAGttggcacaggtgcaatgggcataacagcctccttctgtgttgtaaaatgcTATGATTAGTATTTTCCACCCTGGAATCATACAGAGTCTGAAGTGTAATATTAAATTCTAAATCACCAAtataattttaatgaaaaaaatactGTGACTTTTTGTGCTGGTTAattctttatcattttttttgtAGTGGAGAATCACAATTTCCCCATCCAATTTCCCAATCCAAATGTTttgtttttgattattttcttccTGGAAAGTAATCACCCTTGTTCCAGGTGATCCTTGGCTTCTTCTTTCAAAGGGTCTGCAGCGAAGATCATTTAGTTTTGGTAAAGTTCCCACCTCACCCTGGGGCTTCCAGTGCATTGTTGTATTAGACCCCAAATGTTTACCACCCAGGGAATTTTCATCAGGCCTTATCAAGATTTTAATATTAACTGAAATGCTCATTTTAATAATTCGTTGCAAAGTAGTTTGTCCACAATTTGGATAGTTATTTAGTTAATAAGCCTTTTATCTTCCCATATATTCAACACATGTTGGGATGTTAGTCTGAGGTCTGATTAAAATCACACAACTGTATACTATTTGGCTCTTGACACTGTACAGCCTCTAAATGTTTCAACTACTTGCAGATGGCTAAAGTCTTGTTATGTTTAAACAATTATAGCCATAAATTTAATGGGAAACAATTGCATGATAAAACAATGCATTTTGACGGTATTGAGCAGAAAGTTAAACTTAAATTGTTTTTCAAAATTGTTCATTCtaatttggcaaaaaaaaaattgttccataAGAGATAACTTTAACCTAACGTTCACTTTATCTGATAGCAGCTTCCTTCCCGTTTCTGTGACAGATACATTTGTGATGCCTGAGATTGCACTAAGCTTTGGAAAAAGTTTGAGAAATGTACTTTTAGACAAAAATTAGAAACAGAATTACTAATTGTATTTACTTCTGGGAAGTATCTCCCAAATCTACTTACCCACTGAAGCAGCCTAGGATGATTGCATGCCTGGTTTGCCAACCCCTTGTCAGTTGAGAACAATACTTTTGCTTGTCTCTACAGGCTGAGAAACTATTGTGTGCATAATTGCAGTGATAGAGTACATCTTTGCCAAGTCTGTTGCTTTGAGTAGGGTTGCACAGAGGTGGGAGTTTGCACACTAGCATGTATAGGAAGACTTGTGTACAGATAACTAAATCATTTACAAGAATCATCTAAGTATACTACAGACCTCACAGCACTTCCGATTTGCAAAGAGGCATTTCTCAAGCCAAGTTAGGGACACATTACATCAAATACCCTTGCCTATAAACTAAATCAGTACACACTCTCCACTCAAACTCAAAATTTCCATAATACTAAAGCAATATTGTAAAAACACAAAAATAATCCAGCCCACAATGTTGACTGAATATAAACAGCTTTAAAATAATCAGATACAAAAATGCTGCTGAAATACTTTAAAGATAAAATGAAAAACAGGTATAAAAACAGGAAGGGACTGGAAGCATATAGCTTGTTCAACTTAAATGAAAAACAGGTTAAAGTTTTGGATAAAAACTGCATCAGAACTTTGCAGaatagttctgatgaaaagtccaTTAACCTattgatttttatttcagatcctgattgacaagctgtgtatttccagtta is a window encoding:
- the LOC137320818 gene encoding proteinase-activated receptor 1-like, which gives rise to MGWKVQLVWWVVLLPAVSALKPGNFSQRKIRPKTFAGNSDPESIEVVDLDGKIEGEGSGQYDGSGFRDGSGFGLDDNKSIDPVKNAKKPNVDYVTISNTAAQYLTSRWMTVFIPSVYTIVFAVGLLLNCIAILMIHFKMKFKKLAVIYMMNLAAADLLFVLMLPLKISYHFSGNDWGFGSFLCRLVTGGFYAYMYCSVLLMMCISVDRFLAVVYPIRSASWRTRGSTVVLCLVAWLAAIGGALPLFLTEQTVNITDLNITTCHDVLPLSTLQNYSVYYFPALCILFFVIPLLVTSVCYVCIIVTLHSSNVTNKCKKTRAICLAVIVLSVFIVCFAPTNVILLIHYLHFYYAASDSLYFAYMLCVCIGSVSCCLDPLIYYYASSLFQKHFQNLLCSRDVTEPGNSQTESKSCKTGNSSFNDDSTYKKLLT